The Paenibacillus sp. RUD330 genome has a segment encoding these proteins:
- a CDS encoding sporulation protein YjcZ, with the protein MSEYVEGAETKVEAVRGGVNSTGIILVLFILLVIISSIFFV; encoded by the coding sequence ATGTCTGAATATGTAGAAGGCGCAGAAACAAAAGTTGAAGCCGTTCGCGGCGGCGTAAACAGCACCGGAATCATTCTGGTTCTCTTCATTCTGCTGGTCATCATCAGCAGCATTTTCTTCGTCTAA
- a CDS encoding YjcZ family sporulation protein, whose protein sequence is MSYGVGGVGAGCGGVGYGGVWTNTGAILVLFILLVIISRAFLY, encoded by the coding sequence ATGTCATACGGCGTTGGCGGAGTAGGAGCAGGCTGCGGAGGAGTCGGATACGGTGGTGTGTGGACGAACACTGGAGCCATCCTTGTTCTCTTCATTCTGCTGGTTATCATCAGCCGGGCTTTCCTCTATTAG
- a CDS encoding sporulation protein YjcZ, protein MSYGVGGAVGGYGGGFGYSSTGAILVLFILLVIISRAFLY, encoded by the coding sequence ATGTCTTACGGAGTTGGCGGAGCAGTTGGCGGCTACGGCGGCGGATTCGGATATTCCAGCACAGGCGCTATTCTGGTTCTCTTCATCCTGCTGGTCATCATCAGCCGCGCATTCCTGTACTAG
- a CDS encoding MFS transporter, with the protein MKDLIRNGVFMRLFLATVCSQLASTIGAMAFAFYMLDRFSSQPAYASIAEMLYSAPTVFVFLFIGVLADRFDRKKIAENTGWIRTGLSLCMLGALAAGLWLPIIFLILFVRAGVTKFYAPAETAMIQGILKEDQYVKASGLNQSVFGVFMLFGTGIGAFVYHTVGIMGAVIIDTVGFLLTALLIRSLKLPVEVTLPNGKQPLSSLNMRSVWGDFSVGFRYIFSRKLLIALISGFALFGLINGSFAILPMLTMKYHLAPDNYQLYASLFSVFLGIGFLAGSALGSMLIDKFKMHQVLIACVLASGLIALVLGFVASPWIYLTLILVMGIILAPLNIVIGGWLPKLVEPSKMGRVSAWIDPIMMAGQTLMLGLIAWLYPSHFTLLGLYLFIAVLLLLTFVIYIFTLPRFVREEEGAARNDRKGTAVETGL; encoded by the coding sequence TTGAAGGACTTGATTCGCAACGGGGTGTTCATGCGCCTGTTTCTCGCTACGGTCTGCTCTCAGCTGGCCTCTACGATCGGAGCGATGGCGTTCGCCTTTTACATGCTCGATCGTTTTTCCTCCCAGCCTGCTTATGCTTCCATCGCTGAAATGCTCTACTCCGCGCCTACCGTCTTCGTTTTTCTGTTTATCGGAGTGCTCGCAGACCGCTTTGACCGCAAGAAGATCGCAGAGAATACCGGATGGATCCGCACCGGATTGTCGCTCTGCATGCTGGGAGCATTGGCTGCGGGGCTATGGCTGCCGATCATCTTCCTGATCCTATTCGTCCGGGCCGGTGTGACCAAGTTCTATGCCCCTGCCGAAACAGCGATGATTCAAGGCATCCTGAAGGAAGATCAGTACGTGAAGGCCTCGGGACTGAACCAATCCGTATTCGGAGTGTTCATGCTGTTCGGAACGGGAATAGGAGCCTTTGTGTACCATACCGTCGGAATCATGGGCGCGGTAATCATCGATACGGTCGGATTCCTGCTCACAGCCCTTCTTATCCGCTCATTGAAGCTGCCCGTCGAGGTGACGCTGCCGAACGGCAAGCAGCCGCTCTCCTCCCTCAATATGAGATCGGTATGGGGGGATTTCAGCGTCGGCTTCCGGTATATTTTCAGCCGCAAGCTTCTGATTGCCCTGATATCCGGATTTGCGTTGTTCGGATTGATCAACGGCTCCTTCGCGATCCTGCCCATGCTGACGATGAAATACCATCTGGCCCCGGACAACTACCAGCTGTACGCCTCGCTGTTCTCCGTCTTTCTCGGCATCGGCTTCCTGGCGGGGAGCGCGCTGGGCTCCATGCTGATCGATAAATTCAAGATGCATCAAGTTCTCATCGCATGCGTCCTGGCATCCGGCCTGATCGCCTTGGTTCTGGGCTTTGTAGCGTCTCCTTGGATATACCTGACTCTAATTCTGGTGATGGGAATCATCCTCGCTCCGCTCAACATCGTCATCGGCGGCTGGCTGCCCAAGCTGGTGGAGCCTTCCAAGATGGGGCGCGTGAGCGCCTGGATCGATCCTATCATGATGGCCGGACAGACGCTGATGCTCGGCCTCATCGCTTGGCTGTACCCCTCGCATTTCACGCTGCTGGGGCTGTACCTGTTCATAGCTGTGCTGCTGCTGCTGACCTTCGTCATCTATATCTTCACGCTTCCCCGCTTTGTCCGCGAAGAAGAAGGGGCCGCCCGCAACGACAGGAAAGGGACGGCCGTTGAAACCGGGCTCTAA
- a CDS encoding CsbD family protein, which yields MADGLSDKMKGAVNKVKGEAKDQWGNATDNHKLQAEGKLDKAKGEVQEKVGEFKDRH from the coding sequence ATGGCAGACGGACTTAGCGATAAAATGAAGGGCGCAGTCAACAAGGTGAAAGGCGAAGCCAAGGACCAATGGGGCAACGCTACCGACAACCACAAGCTTCAAGCGGAAGGGAAGCTGGATAAAGCCAAAGGCGAAGTCCAGGAAAAGGTCGGAGAGTTCAAGGACCGGCATTGA
- a CDS encoding NAD(P)/FAD-dependent oxidoreductase translates to MAKHILILGGGYGGLLAATTARTHFTPQEAQITVVNRINAHQIITELHRLAVGNLSEGNVALPLDKLLRGKDIDLKIGEVAEIKPDEKQVKLSTGTTLSYDALVVALGSETAFFGIPGLQEHSFTLKSVADANKLKAHVEASVAKYKQSGNKADLTFVVGGGGLTGIELVGEFADMLPGLVKKHGISYDEVSLYCVEAAPTILPGFPAELVERATTSLEKRGVVFKTGLPITEMKGTTVSLKDGSTIESSTVIWTGGVQGTAVVANSGIEVNRGRATVTEGLQSTSHPDVFIAGDSAVVMGPEGRPFPPTAQLAWQMGELIGANMYAYFNGHQLDSFSPVFSGTLGSLGRKDAIGTIGGNQTRLKGLPATLMKEASNIRYLSHINGLFSLAY, encoded by the coding sequence ATGGCGAAGCATATTCTTATCCTGGGCGGCGGCTACGGCGGCCTGCTGGCCGCAACGACGGCACGCACGCACTTTACGCCGCAGGAAGCCCAGATTACGGTTGTCAACCGGATCAACGCGCACCAAATCATCACCGAGCTGCACCGTCTTGCCGTCGGCAACCTGTCCGAAGGCAATGTGGCGCTTCCGCTGGACAAGCTGCTGCGCGGCAAAGACATCGACCTGAAAATCGGCGAAGTCGCTGAAATTAAGCCGGACGAGAAGCAAGTGAAGCTGTCTACCGGCACGACTCTGTCCTACGATGCGCTTGTTGTCGCACTGGGCAGCGAGACGGCATTCTTCGGCATTCCAGGCCTGCAGGAGCACAGCTTCACGCTGAAATCCGTTGCAGATGCGAACAAGCTGAAAGCCCATGTCGAAGCATCCGTGGCGAAATACAAGCAGTCCGGCAACAAAGCCGACCTGACGTTCGTCGTCGGCGGCGGCGGCCTGACGGGCATCGAGCTTGTGGGCGAATTCGCCGACATGCTGCCCGGCCTCGTGAAAAAACACGGCATCAGCTATGACGAAGTATCCCTGTACTGCGTCGAGGCTGCTCCTACGATCCTGCCCGGCTTCCCGGCCGAGCTGGTAGAGCGCGCGACGACTTCCCTCGAGAAGCGCGGCGTCGTGTTCAAAACCGGCCTGCCGATCACGGAAATGAAAGGCACGACCGTATCCTTGAAGGACGGCAGCACGATCGAATCGAGCACGGTCATCTGGACGGGCGGCGTGCAAGGCACGGCCGTCGTGGCCAACTCCGGCATCGAAGTCAACCGCGGCCGCGCCACGGTTACGGAAGGCCTGCAGTCGACCTCGCATCCGGATGTATTCATTGCCGGAGACAGCGCTGTAGTCATGGGTCCGGAAGGACGTCCGTTCCCTCCTACGGCTCAGCTGGCTTGGCAGATGGGCGAACTCATCGGCGCCAACATGTACGCCTACTTCAACGGTCATCAGCTGGACTCGTTCTCACCGGTCTTCTCCGGTACGCTCGGTTCGCTCGGCCGCAAGGATGCAATCGGCACGATCGGCGGCAACCAGACCCGCCTCAAAGGCCTGCCGGCCACGCTGATGAAGGAAGCTTCCAACATCCGCTACCTGTCGCACATCAACGGCCTGTTCTCCCTGGCTTACTAA
- a CDS encoding DUF1641 domain-containing protein, which produces MSENQPTQAVATQEPSAAVQQRDILDQLMKPEVQESLTVLVDNLPKLAEIVTLMTKSYDVAKSLATDKVLINDFGGGLGEMVKPIVDKTKTVAQAAIEAGDQVSHESSSVGLFGLLRMLKDPNVQRTLRFTQAFLDNLGEKQKNQN; this is translated from the coding sequence ATGTCCGAAAACCAACCAACTCAAGCGGTGGCGACTCAAGAGCCATCCGCGGCGGTACAGCAGCGCGATATCCTCGACCAGCTCATGAAGCCGGAAGTTCAGGAGTCCCTTACGGTACTTGTGGATAATCTTCCGAAGCTGGCCGAAATCGTCACGCTCATGACCAAATCCTACGATGTAGCCAAGTCGCTCGCGACGGACAAAGTGCTCATCAACGACTTCGGAGGCGGACTCGGCGAGATGGTGAAGCCGATCGTCGACAAGACCAAGACCGTCGCCCAAGCAGCTATCGAAGCCGGCGACCAAGTCAGCCACGAGTCTTCCAGCGTAGGCCTCTTCGGCCTGCTGCGCATGCTGAAGGACCCGAACGTCCAGCGCACGCTTCGCTTCACGCAGGCATTCCTGGACAATCTCGGCGAAAAGCAGAAGAACCAAAACTAA
- a CDS encoding ParM/StbA family protein, translated as MKVHFQVGNDNGNSEHDLFVDGKMIRQPNVCCRVDKLPWSDELPPESFIRNLQDQLIVTIDSPAARPGMYYIGKFALMSGELLENLQIGIDNKSDMDLPIINTLAQVAAVAVQRAYDEAKGVPTEPVEATVDMATALPVTQHTDETAAKFEAKFMEGTHRVTVHLNKVRVPVSIDFEYVKAIPEATPVVFALQKDREGNWRSGDIFQEFVDRYELGAKFTGAYFKDKRVLHTDIGDGSTEYPITEGNKFLRQFVHGSHHGAGYAIEEALDDFNRLVHLPDSPRQFFSDVIKNPAHKYHSRAIQTLRRPLEGQARHIVQNIRKQLTKARNEIDVICVYGGGSVLMKPILQPMLEELCEEREIKLLYIPAEHAVTMNAEGLDAFVRGKIFEALKSKGPKQPA; from the coding sequence ATGAAGGTACATTTTCAAGTAGGCAACGACAACGGCAACAGCGAGCATGACCTGTTCGTCGACGGCAAAATGATCCGCCAGCCGAACGTGTGCTGCCGGGTGGACAAGCTTCCATGGAGCGACGAGCTTCCGCCGGAAAGCTTCATCCGCAACCTGCAGGACCAGCTGATCGTCACGATCGATTCGCCCGCGGCGCGCCCCGGGATGTACTATATCGGCAAGTTCGCCCTGATGAGCGGCGAGCTGCTGGAGAACCTGCAGATCGGCATCGACAACAAGAGCGACATGGATCTGCCGATCATCAACACGTTGGCGCAGGTGGCGGCCGTAGCGGTTCAGCGTGCCTATGACGAAGCGAAGGGCGTTCCGACGGAGCCTGTAGAGGCGACGGTCGACATGGCTACCGCTCTGCCGGTCACGCAGCATACCGACGAGACGGCGGCCAAGTTCGAAGCGAAGTTCATGGAAGGAACCCATCGCGTTACCGTTCACCTGAACAAGGTCCGCGTTCCGGTATCCATCGACTTCGAATACGTCAAGGCGATTCCGGAGGCGACGCCGGTCGTGTTCGCCCTGCAGAAGGACCGCGAGGGCAACTGGCGCTCCGGCGATATCTTCCAGGAGTTCGTGGACCGGTACGAGCTCGGAGCGAAGTTCACGGGGGCTTACTTCAAGGACAAGCGTGTCCTGCACACGGATATCGGCGACGGATCGACGGAATATCCGATTACCGAGGGCAACAAGTTCCTGCGCCAATTCGTGCACGGCAGCCATCACGGCGCCGGCTATGCGATCGAGGAAGCGCTGGATGACTTCAACCGCCTCGTGCATCTGCCGGACAGCCCGCGCCAGTTCTTCAGCGACGTCATCAAAAACCCGGCGCACAAGTACCACAGCCGGGCCATCCAGACGCTGCGCCGTCCTCTCGAAGGACAAGCCCGCCACATCGTGCAGAACATCCGCAAGCAGCTGACCAAGGCGCGCAACGAGATCGACGTCATCTGCGTGTATGGCGGCGGCAGCGTCCTGATGAAGCCGATTCTGCAGCCGATGCTCGAGGAGCTGTGCGAGGAGCGCGAGATCAAGCTTCTGTACATACCGGCCGAGCATGCCGTAACGATGAATGCCGAGGGATTGGACGCCTTCGTGCGCGGCAAGATCTTCGAAGCGCTGAAGTCGAAAGGTCCTAAGCAGCCGGCATAG